From the genome of Hymenobacter sp. PAMC 26628, one region includes:
- a CDS encoding complex I subunit 4 family protein encodes MLTAVLLFLPLAAALLLHFTKGATARALALGAALVEFALAAFVAVDFTRHGSSAYNLDYAWVQSTGINFHIGLDGLSLLLVLLTTFLVPLILLAAFRHNYENPSAFYALVLFMQTGLLGVFMSLDAFLFYFFWEVALIPIYFLAGAWGGERRIAVTLKFFLYTVVGSLLMLAGFVYLYLQTGPAAGSLAAHSSELSAFYKLKLSAGEQSWLFWLIFAAFAVKMPIFPFHTWQPDTYTEAPAPATMLLSGIMLKMGIYGTLRWLLPVVPLGVSQWQKPVIILAVIGVIYGALIAIRQRDMKRLIAYSSLSHVGLMAAGVFSLTQIGLQGAVVQMLAHGVNVVGMFFVADAIERRTGTRLLPDLGGLTRRTPLLSVCFLVMLLSTVALPLTGGFVGEFLLLAGIYQYSAWVGAVAGLTIIFSAVYLLRLFQRTMLGPDSSFSATITDLTGGELAVFVPLIVLVFWLGLLPGTFLHLSEPAVSSILSAVGR; translated from the coding sequence ATGCTGACTGCTGTACTGCTTTTTCTCCCCCTGGCCGCCGCGCTGCTGCTCCACTTCACCAAAGGGGCCACCGCCCGGGCCCTGGCCCTGGGAGCTGCCTTGGTCGAATTTGCCCTGGCCGCCTTTGTAGCCGTCGATTTCACCCGCCACGGCTCTTCCGCCTACAACCTCGATTACGCCTGGGTGCAGTCAACTGGCATTAATTTTCATATCGGGCTCGACGGCCTCAGCCTGCTGCTGGTGCTGCTCACCACCTTCCTGGTGCCCCTCATTTTGCTAGCCGCATTTCGGCACAACTACGAAAACCCCTCGGCTTTCTACGCCCTGGTGCTGTTCATGCAAACCGGGCTGCTCGGCGTGTTTATGTCGCTGGATGCCTTTCTGTTCTACTTCTTTTGGGAAGTGGCGCTCATCCCGATTTATTTCCTGGCCGGGGCCTGGGGAGGCGAGCGGCGCATCGCCGTTACGCTCAAGTTTTTCCTCTACACCGTCGTCGGCTCGCTGCTGATGCTGGCCGGCTTCGTGTACTTGTACCTGCAAACCGGCCCCGCCGCCGGCAGCCTCGCCGCTCATTCCTCCGAGCTGTCGGCGTTCTACAAGCTGAAGCTGAGCGCCGGCGAGCAGTCGTGGTTGTTCTGGCTGATTTTCGCGGCCTTCGCCGTGAAAATGCCCATCTTCCCCTTCCACACCTGGCAGCCCGATACTTACACCGAGGCCCCCGCCCCGGCCACCATGCTGCTCTCGGGCATCATGTTGAAAATGGGCATCTACGGCACGCTGCGCTGGCTGCTGCCGGTGGTACCGCTCGGCGTCAGCCAGTGGCAGAAGCCAGTCATCATCTTAGCCGTCATCGGGGTTATCTACGGGGCCCTCATCGCCATTCGGCAGCGCGACATGAAACGCCTCATTGCCTATTCGTCGCTCTCGCACGTGGGCCTGATGGCGGCCGGCGTGTTCTCGCTCACCCAAATCGGCCTGCAAGGCGCCGTGGTGCAAATGCTGGCCCACGGCGTGAACGTGGTGGGCATGTTCTTCGTGGCCGACGCCATTGAGCGCCGCACCGGCACCCGCCTGCTGCCCGACCTCGGGGGCCTCACCCGCCGCACGCCATTGCTATCGGTCTGCTTTCTAGTGATGCTGCTCAGCACCGTGGCCCTGCCCCTCACGGGCGGCTTCGTGGGCGAGTTCCTGCTGCTGGCCGGCATCTACCAGTACTCGGCCTGGGTGGGCGCGGTGGCCGGCCTCACCATCATCTTCTCGGCGGTGTACCTGCTGCGCTTGTTTCAGCGCACCATGCTGGGACCCGACTCGTCGTTTTCCGCCACCATCACCGACCTCACCGGCGGCGAGCTGGCCGTGTTCGTGCCGCTGATTGTGCTGGTATTCTGGCTAGGCTTGTTGCCCGGCACGTTCCTGCACTTGTCCGAGCCGGCCGTCAGCAGCATTTTGTCCGCCGTTGGGCGGTAA